The Paenibacillus uliginis N3/975 genome has a window encoding:
- a CDS encoding valine--tRNA ligase, with protein MEQKDNQTSAQMPTTYDPKAAEQKWYTYWKEGGFFNAGQRPDADPYTIVIPPPNVTGMLHIGHALDFTLQDILIRVKRMQGYDALWLPGSDHAGIATQTKVEQKLREQGITRYDLGREKFLEKVWEWKEQYANTIRDQWAKMGLSLDYSRERFTLDEGLSKAVREVFVKFYEKGLIYRGKRIINWDPAARTALSDIEVEYKEVQGHLYHLTYPLKDGSGSITVATTRPETMLGDTAVAVHPEDERYKDMIGKTLILPIIGREIPVIADEYVEKDFGSGAVKITPAHDPNDFEMGLRHDLPQITVMDETGTMNSHAGKYEGLDRSECRKQIVNDLKESGVLIKIEDHVHQVGHSERSGAVVEPYLSTQWFVKMQPLAERAIEAQKSGEGVNFVPERFEKTYLQWIENVRDWCISRQLWWGHRIPAWYCGQCGEIHVAHDEVAACSICGSTNMKQDEDVLDTWFSSALWPFSTLGWPEDTEDLKRYYPTSVLVTGYDIIYFWVARMIFTALEFTDEKPFKDVLMHGLVRDADGKKMSKSLGNGVDPLEVIEKYGTDAMRYMISTSSTPGQDLRFRWERVEQARNFANKIWNASRFALMNLEGFKHSDIDISGDLGTADRWILHRLNETSRDITRLIDAYEFGETGRLLYNFIWDDLCDWYIEFAKLSLYGEDQAAKKKTQSVLAYVLDRTMRLIHPFMPFISEEIWQHLPHEGETIMLSSWPTYDASLENKEAVAEMDLLMDVIRAVRNIRAEVNVPMSKKIELMLSAADANVLGIVERNADYIRRFCNTSEYQAALGLEAPDKAMTAIVTGVELYLPLAGLIDIEQEIARLEKEVQHLTSEVDRVEKKLSNQGFVSKAPAKVIEEERAKQADYSEKRNKVLARIEELKG; from the coding sequence ATGGAACAAAAGGACAATCAAACCTCGGCACAAATGCCGACCACTTATGATCCAAAAGCTGCAGAACAAAAATGGTACACCTACTGGAAAGAAGGCGGATTTTTCAACGCGGGTCAGCGTCCGGATGCAGATCCTTATACGATTGTTATTCCGCCACCGAATGTTACCGGTATGCTTCATATCGGTCATGCTTTGGACTTCACATTGCAAGATATTTTGATCCGCGTTAAAAGAATGCAGGGGTACGATGCATTGTGGCTTCCAGGCTCCGATCATGCTGGAATCGCTACACAAACAAAGGTAGAACAGAAGCTGCGTGAGCAGGGCATCACTCGTTATGATCTTGGACGCGAGAAGTTTCTTGAAAAGGTGTGGGAATGGAAAGAGCAGTATGCTAATACGATTCGTGATCAATGGGCTAAAATGGGTCTTTCTCTCGACTATTCCAGAGAGCGTTTCACACTGGATGAAGGGTTGTCTAAGGCTGTCCGCGAAGTGTTTGTGAAGTTCTATGAGAAAGGGCTCATCTACCGCGGCAAGCGTATTATTAACTGGGATCCTGCAGCGCGTACTGCATTATCCGACATTGAGGTTGAATATAAGGAAGTTCAGGGACATCTGTATCATTTGACCTATCCGTTGAAAGATGGAAGTGGCAGCATTACGGTTGCGACTACCCGTCCGGAAACGATGCTTGGTGATACGGCTGTAGCTGTTCATCCTGAAGATGAAAGATACAAGGATATGATCGGAAAAACGTTGATTCTTCCTATTATCGGACGTGAAATTCCGGTTATTGCGGATGAATATGTTGAAAAAGATTTCGGAAGTGGTGCCGTGAAAATTACGCCTGCCCATGATCCGAATGACTTTGAAATGGGTCTTCGCCATGACCTGCCACAAATAACGGTTATGGATGAAACCGGTACGATGAACAGTCATGCCGGCAAATATGAAGGTTTAGACCGTAGCGAGTGCCGGAAACAAATTGTAAATGATTTGAAAGAGTCCGGTGTACTCATTAAAATTGAAGATCACGTCCACCAAGTAGGTCACAGTGAGCGCAGTGGCGCCGTTGTAGAGCCTTATTTGTCAACCCAGTGGTTCGTGAAGATGCAGCCTTTGGCTGAAAGAGCGATTGAAGCGCAAAAGTCAGGTGAAGGTGTGAATTTTGTACCTGAACGCTTCGAGAAAACGTATCTCCAGTGGATTGAAAATGTACGTGATTGGTGTATTTCCCGTCAACTATGGTGGGGTCATCGGATCCCGGCATGGTACTGCGGACAATGTGGAGAGATCCATGTTGCTCATGATGAAGTTGCAGCCTGCTCCATATGCGGAAGCACGAACATGAAGCAGGATGAGGACGTACTTGATACTTGGTTCAGTTCCGCGCTTTGGCCGTTTTCGACTTTGGGATGGCCAGAAGACACCGAGGATCTCAAGCGTTATTATCCGACAAGTGTCCTGGTTACTGGATATGACATCATTTACTTCTGGGTAGCTCGTATGATATTTACGGCACTCGAATTTACAGATGAGAAACCTTTTAAAGATGTCCTTATGCACGGGTTGGTTCGCGATGCCGATGGTAAGAAAATGTCGAAATCACTTGGCAACGGGGTGGACCCGCTGGAAGTTATCGAGAAATATGGTACCGATGCAATGCGCTATATGATCTCGACAAGCAGCACACCGGGTCAAGACCTTCGTTTCCGTTGGGAACGGGTGGAACAGGCACGGAATTTTGCTAACAAAATTTGGAACGCTTCCCGCTTTGCATTAATGAATCTGGAAGGCTTTAAACATAGCGATATCGACATCAGTGGAGACCTAGGAACAGCGGATCGCTGGATTCTTCACCGTCTGAACGAAACTTCACGTGATATTACGCGTCTAATTGATGCCTATGAATTTGGCGAAACAGGTCGACTGCTCTATAATTTCATCTGGGACGACTTGTGTGATTGGTATATTGAGTTTGCGAAGCTGTCGCTTTACGGCGAGGATCAAGCTGCAAAGAAAAAGACCCAGTCTGTACTTGCCTATGTTCTCGATCGTACGATGCGTTTGATTCATCCATTCATGCCATTTATTTCGGAAGAAATTTGGCAGCATTTGCCGCATGAAGGCGAGACTATTATGCTCTCCTCTTGGCCGACCTATGACGCTTCCTTGGAGAACAAAGAAGCTGTGGCTGAAATGGATCTGCTGATGGACGTTATCCGTGCCGTTCGTAATATCCGTGCTGAAGTAAATGTACCGATGAGTAAAAAAATAGAGCTGATGCTCAGTGCAGCCGATGCGAATGTACTGGGCATTGTTGAACGTAATGCGGATTATATCCGTCGCTTCTGCAACACCTCAGAATACCAAGCTGCTCTTGGCCTTGAGGCCCCGGATAAAGCGATGACAGCCATCGTGACAGGAGTTGAATTGTATCTCCCGCTAGCTGGTCTGATCGATATTGAACAAGAGATCGCTCGCCTTGAAAAAGAAGTTCAACACTTGACCAGCGAGGTAGATCGTGTGGAGAAGAAGCTAAGTAATCAAGGCTTCGTTTCTAAGGCTCCAGCGAAAGTGATTGAGGAAGAACGGGCTAAGCAGGCGGACTATTCCGAGAAGAGAAACAAAGTACTTGCCCGCATTGAAGAACTGAAAGGCTAA
- a CDS encoding LysM peptidoglycan-binding domain-containing protein: MFDQSYGLRFDIYERIILSEDLPGIEELEEVELIPHIQVISQEEQATLRGHLLLAGLYRGDTEAGESEPLEHWIPVEITVPMNRVSSLDDIAVEIENFDVDLLSTRSLNITGVLSLKGIQAAVQGLNDGAWNNEEITVVHAPDSSAGDGLGYDTAVRQHESIQSEDPSPFYFPQVQEVYAQDEQVTGFDLNAQTSGRHEEFQSEQHQEGSGFGNQGYVNLYTADGATGQELHREQPSQKFAPSQPAEPPFADSSIQSAQSISESNPNPNVWNFERADQSENSDQSPSSGFSEITDDREQDSIPVLASSDQEVDESSEDKEDSAAASVQEAVFLANESPVQEEPPAKPELKVAFTSKNSTVGSSSGVGFSSLLQSSRTVQEQEITAREEDEQVEDQAEPLASDDVQWKSLFLGKRQEDTSFRKVRLCIVQREETLEAIAERYQLSPRELLLYNRLSEQSVEEGQVLYIP; this comes from the coding sequence GTGTTCGACCAGTCCTACGGATTGCGGTTTGATATTTACGAACGCATTATTTTATCGGAAGATCTGCCGGGAATTGAAGAACTGGAAGAGGTTGAATTAATACCGCATATCCAGGTAATCAGTCAGGAGGAGCAGGCGACACTTCGCGGCCATCTGCTATTGGCGGGGCTGTATAGAGGTGACACCGAAGCGGGGGAGTCCGAGCCGTTGGAACATTGGATTCCGGTGGAAATCACCGTTCCTATGAATCGGGTGTCTTCGCTAGACGATATTGCAGTGGAGATTGAAAATTTCGATGTCGACCTGCTGTCTACTAGAAGTCTGAATATCACAGGAGTACTCTCACTAAAAGGTATTCAAGCTGCCGTTCAGGGGCTAAACGACGGTGCTTGGAACAATGAGGAAATCACAGTGGTACATGCTCCTGACTCATCTGCAGGAGATGGTTTAGGGTATGATACGGCGGTGCGTCAGCATGAGAGTATTCAGTCGGAGGACCCGTCGCCATTTTATTTCCCTCAAGTACAGGAAGTTTATGCACAGGATGAGCAGGTAACGGGCTTTGATTTGAATGCGCAGACTAGCGGTCGCCATGAGGAGTTCCAAAGTGAGCAGCATCAGGAGGGTTCTGGGTTCGGCAATCAGGGATACGTTAACTTGTATACAGCGGATGGAGCTACAGGGCAGGAGTTACATAGAGAGCAGCCATCACAGAAATTTGCTCCATCTCAACCAGCTGAACCGCCGTTTGCGGACTCAAGCATTCAGTCGGCACAGAGCATATCGGAATCGAATCCGAATCCGAATGTATGGAACTTTGAACGGGCTGATCAATCGGAAAATAGTGATCAGAGTCCATCTAGCGGTTTCTCAGAAATTACAGATGATAGGGAGCAAGATTCAATACCGGTATTGGCTTCTTCAGATCAAGAGGTGGATGAGTCATCCGAGGACAAGGAAGATTCAGCAGCTGCTTCTGTTCAGGAGGCCGTATTTCTTGCCAATGAGTCTCCGGTTCAAGAGGAACCTCCAGCGAAGCCAGAACTGAAAGTGGCATTTACGAGTAAAAACAGCACGGTGGGCAGTTCATCAGGTGTTGGCTTTTCTTCGCTATTGCAGTCAAGCCGTACCGTTCAGGAACAGGAAATCACGGCACGCGAGGAAGATGAGCAGGTAGAGGATCAGGCAGAACCGCTTGCATCGGATGATGTTCAGTGGAAGTCGTTGTTTCTGGGAAAACGGCAGGAGGATACTTCTTTTCGCAAAGTTCGATTATGCATCGTACAGCGTGAGGAAACATTAGAGGCTATTGCAGAGAGGTACCAACTGAGCCCTCGCGAGCTATTGCTTTATAACAGGTTGTCGGAACAGAGCGTAGAGGAAGGCCAAGTCCTGTATATCCCGTAA